In Theileria equi strain WA chromosome 3, complete sequence, the genomic window CCagatccaccaaaaacagAAGGTATGATATATCCAGCTATACTAGTAGGAGCAAGTCCCAAAACACGTTGAGGAGATTCAGGAGGTGGAGGagtatcatcattttggAGACCAGTAGCAAGTTGTTCAGGAGGAGCTGATTGAGTAGGAGTAAGAGAAGTAGGAAGAGTAATAAGAGTAGAGAGATATTCAGAAGATCCTTTAGCTTGATCAGGAGTAGCATGTCCATGTTGAGAAGTAGCTTGTTCTCCAGAAACAGTTTGAGTATCAACAGCTATAGCAGATCTACCAGTAGATTGACTAGCACCTTGTTGAGTAAGAGTACCAGTATCTCCAGATTGATGATCAGCTTGGTCGGCAGATCTAGAAGTAGTAGGAACAGCAACAGTTTGAGAAAGAGCTTCATCAGCTTTAGCAGCAGGAACAGGAGCACCTTGTACTTGAGTTTGAGCAGTAGATAGAACAGCAGCTCTAGCATTACCATTACAAACGACAACTAGAGCATTTCCAGGTAGACCATCAGAACAATTACCAGGAGTAACAGTATCTTCAGAGCCTTTATCATCTCGCCCCCGTCCTTGCTCTCTAGAACTTCCAGATTGAACAACTTCACTACTACCACCAGGGCTTCTACTACCTGAAGAAGATAGAGAGGCAGCAGGAAGAGGTTGTTTAGTACCTTTAGGAGATGTTCCCAACTTGGTACATTTTAGCCCATCAAGTACAGCTGTACCAACAGTACTATCCAATCTAGCTACAACAGATTTATCTAGCACTGAACCAACAGCTTTAGTCACAACATTCCGCATTTCTTTACCAATGTCCTCTACAGATTTACTAATAACAGCAACAGGAGGAGCATCAACATCACCTTTACCAGGTTCAGcatcatcttcaccagATGAACTAGCAGGTCCTCTACCTGCTTCTTCAACCTTAGCTTCAGGATCTTTACCAGCTTTAATAGAAAGAGGACCAGTTCCAAGAGTATCAGTAGTAGAGGGAGGTTGAGCAGCAGTTTGTTGTGGAGATTCAGAACCAGCACTAGATTGAGCTTTTTGAAATGactcttctttcttttcctcttcctcttctttttggGATCTTGATCCTTGTACTTCATAAGTACGTCCTGATGATTGTTGTTCTGGCTCTTCAGGACAGTCTACAAAATCACTGTCACCATGTTTGAGTACCCCCGTAAGTGCTTTCCATTGTTGACAGCTGAGCTGTTTGTTATCTATCTTATCTTTATCAACACCACTGAGTTTAGCGGATACTTCTGTCCATTTCCCATTGTCATCACTACCTCTCTGAAACCACCCAGTAACGGGATTTTTGGTTCCAGTAGATTTTACATATATAAGCTCTGGATTCTTGTCAGAATGAATGGCGTATATATCTACAGTGCCAGTTATGGGAAACTTTAGTCCACCGGTAGTAgttatacgtcttctatacttttcatcattactTACATCATCTTTATAGAATTTAATTCCCACTAGTTGTCCGCCAGTAATTGAGTACTTGGTATATCCCACTTTTCTATTACCATCTCTTATGATCTCCCCTTTATCGACGACAATTTTTGTGCCAGTCTTTCTATGCTCTTCACAACAATATGACTGACCTGTTGATAGACTCTTGCTGAGATCCAAGGTGACTGCATTGTTGTTGTAACAATTGAGATTTTCTAATTCTTTCTCAAGTTTCTCAGCATCTATCGCTTGCTCAATCCACTCATTACCACCACTATCCTTATAATAGGTAGTTTTAGTATCAATGGTAATTCCCACCAAGAGAGCCTTACCAGGTGTCCGACCGCTACCACTCttatcatccttccagtaataggctTCAACTAATGTGACATCCTTTCCTCCCTTAATTCTGCTAATAGAACTATTATTATCATCCCATATTTCCATAAGATGGAATAGTTGAGTTCCTCCTGCCTGCAGAGCATGTTCATACTTGAAAAAGTTCTGAGTAGGTCCACTGGTTAGTTTGACTTGAATAATCCTACCTCCGGTAGAATTTCCTGTATAGGTCTCAGGAGTACCATCACTAGTTGGCTTTTGTGAGAGcttaatggttacttctccatcttttgCCATTATTATTACTAGAGTTCTCAGAGAAAGTCCCTACTCCaccactcatcctccatgttcagataGAGTACttctttcaaaactctgagataCATAAGAGTATtaatgcgaccaaagggagcagaccgGTACCTTAGTTACTccctactcatccatacattcatcatCCCTCACAAGACTAGCTCACTGGGtagagtatccacagaataACAAGATGAACAGGTATCAATAGAGTCGCTAGGAGTACTTTATGATCTATATGGATGATCCGATGGAGTATAATGAGTCAACGTAGTCCTCATATCAAGGGTCAAAAGTTTAGGAAGACTAGTATAGAGACCAcgacaaccacatttacaccagTATCcccaagaactccaaaacccataacgtgaagtaggccaagaatctctatcagacaactgacaaacagtatgagtctcttcctcagTAGTCTTGCcagactctccactagactCTTACTCAGGGACGAATGTCCAAGGATGAGTGAGTGGTCTAGTAGCCCATTTAACATGACAGATCCCTAGTGAccatccattaaaattcctgaTCTTCATATACAATGAGTAAGgcctctgatttacccaaaacCTTAcatctaacattcttggtaaaggaagaCTTAACACTCTTACAGGCCACATATGCTCCATTCCCTGCCCAGTAGCAGATGGATCTAAATGTTCCATAGTCTTTGGTAGGCCAGTTGTCTCTATCATTttcatacttggaataggTCTTGAGGTAGccgtctccagtaaaggccaaaaGAATCATTAAAAACTGTGACGTAAATGCATTAACAGATGGAATTGGGCTTGTATATGCACCACCTCCAGAATAAGATACCGCCTTGAGTCCCTcttcacaaaactttagaGTCACGGTAATGATTCCTACCTTTAAACCACTACTCTTTATAGAATTTGCTACTCTACTATCaggataatgaagtgtAACAAGGCACAAGACCATGGCAGTAATGTGTGGAATCGCCAGAATCCAAGTAGCATGCCACCACTGAGTAGTACTTTTCCATGGTTTATCTGGACCGACACTACTACAAGCGCATAATATTGCAATAGCAATACCTGGCACTGCACTAACGAATAATACAACAAGATCGATAGTGTAGCCAGTACTAACATCAGTCAGCTTGTATGGAGCAATAGCAGGGTAGAAGGCATAAATACCGCCCATTCCAACCATTCCCATCATAATTGGAGACAGACCGGCAGCATCAAGAGCTTGACCACCACTATCACCAGAAGGTCCCTGAATGGCAACAGCAATCCAGACACCTGCTGAGGCGAGTGAAATCAATATTGCTATCATGAGTTGCCAAAATATGATCCAATAACTAATGTTTGACCAGTTAAATCTCTCAGCAAGCTTTGTAAAGACAAAGTAGTAAATGCAAACCTGGATACCAGAAAGGGGAATTCCCATGTTGAAAAAGGCGGCATCTGAACCTCCCACAGTCATTACAGCTGCCACATTCAGTCCATAAATAAATGAAACGAAGACTATAACCCAGTAGTAAAAGGTGAGGTTACCCTGTTCTCCTCCAGAAGTGAATGCATAGAGGAGTAGGACGAATGAACAACACAGTGCCACATTTGTAAATGCAGCAAACCATTTGAAGGAGTTCTTGGAATTCTCACCCGTCCCTAATGCTATAGAAGTAACAATAGCCattccagtaaacgttgccagttccataggattatggaccatgttaatgaacgaactgACATTCtgctgaggaattttaaatctatccattgcaaactttgctccagtcAAggccacacggagagactgcaaaAGAGTCAGACCTGCCATGAACATGGCACCTTTCTGAAGTCCATCCTTTGACATCTTGTAATCTTACCTGTCAttcacaccattatataccacATCATCCTTGGCTAGAAGGTGAAGAGAcctcctccattctctactagggACTCTAATGCTCCAGTATTCTTTGccatttcaagatgcatgtttaagtagctcacatccTCAAGGTTTCATAGATGGAGTGTAGAGTTGCTGGAATGAGTAGGTGATACCTTCTCTGAAGTCTATGCTTCCATCTCAAGATGGTCCAAAGTCTAGAATAGACGGCCAAATGCTGGGTGTATCCATACTCCCTAGTGACAGTCCATGCCAGATATCTCATAATTGTAACTTCTGCATATACAAATGGTTACATAGGCTCCTATACTTCGTATAGTCGCCTAGCTGTCCATTCATTCTGCCAACTCTAGAACACGCAGCTCACCATAACATCGTGAAAAACCTACCAATTCGTGAAACAAATGATGGCGAGTCAATCTTGGCCAAGAGTGGATTACAAATCAGGTCAACATACAACTTGCTGACATTTTCAAATAGCTACACATTTCCGTTAATTCCGCATCAGACCAACCTCTTTGACCTTTGAA contains:
- a CDS encoding hypothetical protein (encoded by transcript BEWA_004350A); protein product: MSKDGLQKGAMFMAGLTLLQSLRVALTGAKFAMDRFKIPQQNVSSFINMVHNPMELATFTGMAIVTSIALGTGENSKNSFKWFAAFTNVALCCSFVLLLYAFTSGGEQGNLTFYYWVIVFVSFIYGLNVAAVMTVGGSDAAFFNMGIPLSGIQVCIYYFVFTKLAERFNWSNISYWIIFWQLMIAILISLASAGVWIAVAIQGPSGDSGGQALDAAGLSPIMMGMVGMGGIYAFYPAIAPYKLTDVSTGYTIDLVVLFVSAVPGIAIAILCACSSVGPDKPWKSTTQWWHATWILAIPHITAMVLCLVTLHYPDSRVANSIKSSGLKVGIITVTLKFCEEGLKAVSYSGGGAYTSPIPSVNAFTSQFLMILLAFTGDGYLKTYSKYENDRDNWPTKDYGTFRSICYWAGNGAYVACKSVKSSFTKNVRCKVLGKSEALLIVYEDQEF
- a CDS encoding hypothetical protein (encoded by transcript BEWA_004340A), yielding MAKDGEVTIKLSQKPTSDGTPETYTGNSTGGRIIQVKLTSGPTQNFFKYEHALQAGGTQLFHLMEIWDDNNSSISRIKGGKDVTLVEAYYWKDDKSGSGRTPGKALLVGITIDTKTTYYKDSGGNEWIEQAIDAEKLEKELENLNCYNNNAVTLDLSKSLSTGQSYCCEEHRKTGTKIVVDKGEIIRDGNRKVGYTKYSITGGQLVGIKFYKDDVSNDEKYRRRITTTGGLKFPITGTVDIYAIHSDKNPELIYVKSTGTKNPVTGWFQRGSDDNGKWTEVSAKLSGVDKDKIDNKQLSCQQWKALTGVLKHGDSDFVDCPEEPEQQSSGRTYEVQGSRSQKEEEEEKKEESFQKAQSSAGSESPQQTAAQPPSTTDTLGTGPLSIKAGKDPEAKVEEAGRGPASSSGEDDAEPGKGDVDAPPVAVISKSVEDIGKEMRNVVTKAVGSVLDKSVVARLDSTVGTAVLDGLKCTKLGTSPKGTKQPLPAASLSSSGSRSPGGSSEVVQSGSSREQGRGRDDKGSEDTVTPGNCSDGLPGNALVVVCNGNARAAVLSTAQTQVQGAPVPAAKADEALSQTVAVPTTSRSADQADHQSGDTGTLTQQGASQSTGRSAIAVDTQTVSGEQATSQHGHATPDQAKGSSEYLSTLITLPTSLTPTQSAPPEQLATGLQNDDTPPPPESPQRVLGLAPTSIAGYIIPSVFGGSGAAGLAGWKLYKLFKNFRDPWVLSSWSTEILPENLLFLRPP